A window from Schistosoma haematobium chromosome 1, whole genome shotgun sequence encodes these proteins:
- a CDS encoding hypothetical protein (EggNog:ENOG411E49R~COG:S), giving the protein MLKGFNMTQRITSCTVSEVPERLCTSSMDALRISPFTDTPSNKTGDVCRIEHTQFGEVYICRVCNVKCTGKAPFSQHISGSHHRKNCNAITYFCNECNTSLNSSEQYTLHCSGSKHMRNIISSSDNSMSEQFGVEQQFNKSNNVPYFCIPCGLSCSSKEQLDSHFLGKKHKKQCKKYKPSVSGQLSGYVLNEQSNQPIGQPDFFSSMPTLFNTASENSPNFWFPKLVPCIRNIIELESKLTLTNNFSPFLASVTPCSYQERTDSKSDLSPNQQDSGDSSEPKQFCRHGECILMRSLQFYEGDLNTRIGNPG; this is encoded by the exons ATGCTAA AAGGATTCAATATGACCCAAAGGATTACTTCATGTACTGTTTCCGAAGTACCTGAACGTTTATGCACTTCCTCCATGGACGCACTACGAATCTCACCGTTTACTGATACGCCTTCCAACAAAACTGGCGATGTATGCAGAATAGAGCACACTCAGTTCGGTGAAGTTTATATTTGTAGAGTGTGTAATGTGAAATGCACCGGTAAGGCGCCATTTTCCCAGCATATATCTGGATCACATCATAGAAAAAACTGCAATGCCA TTACCTATTTCTGTAACGAGTGCAATACAAGCCTTaattcttctgaacaatataCCCTACATTGCAGTGGATCAAAGCATATGCGAAATATAATTTCTTCTTCTGACAATTCTATGTCTGAACAGTTTGGAGTTGAGCAACAATTCAATAAAAGCAACAATGTTCCTTACTTCTGTATACCTTGTGGTCTTAGTTGCTCTTCCAAAGAGCAATTGGATTCTCATTTCTTAGGTAAAAAACATAAGAAGCAATGTAAAAAATATAAGCCATCTGTATCAGGTCAGCTGTCGGGGTACGTTTTGAATGAACAGTCAAATCAACCGATTGGTCAACCTGACTTTTTCTCTTCAATGCCTACTTTATTCAATACAGCTAGTGAGAATTCGCCAAACTTTTGGTTTCCAAAGTTGGTTCCTTGTATAAGAAATATCATAGAGCTGGAGTCCAAATTGACATTAACAAATAACTTTTCTCCGTTTTTGGCTTCAGTCACTCCCTGTTCATATCAAGAACGAACAGATTCAAAGAGTGATCTTTCACCCAATCAGCAGGATAGTGGCGACTCTTCTGAGCCCAAACAGTTTTGTAGACACGGTGAATGTATTCTGATGAGGTCATTACAG TTTTATGAAGGTGATTTAAATACAAGAATTGGTAATCCTGGATGA
- a CDS encoding hypothetical protein (EggNog:ENOG411E49R~COG:S), with protein MFIYTYVRSIYDLVPLIESRIYTYKVSVVDRYDTSDPFLLSLEGFNMTQRITSCTVSEVPERLCTSSMDALRISPFTDTPSNKTGDVCRIEHTQFGEVYICRVCNVKCTGKAPFSQHISGSHHRKNCNAITYFCNECNTSLNSSEQYTLHCSGSKHMRNIISSSDNSMSEQFGVEQQFNKSNNVPYFCIPCGLSCSSKEQLDSHFLGKKHKKQCKKYKPSVSGQLSGYVLNEQSNQPIGQPDFFSSMPTLFNTASENSPNFWFPKLVPCIRNIIELESKLTLTNNFSPFLASVTPCSYQERTDSKSDLSPNQQDSGDSSEPKQFCRHGECILMRSLQFYEGDLNTRIGNPG; from the exons atgtttatatatacatatgtaagaTCAATTTACGATTTAGTACCACTTATCGAGAGtcgcatatatacatataaagtTTCTGTTGTTGATAGATATGACACTTCAGACCCATTTCTTTTATCTCTAGAAGGATTCAATATGACCCAAAGGATTACTTCATGTACTGTTTCCGAAGTACCTGAACGTTTATGCACTTCCTCCATGGACGCACTACGAATCTCACCGTTTACTGATACGCCTTCCAACAAAACTGGCGATGTATGCAGAATAGAGCACACTCAGTTCGGTGAAGTTTATATTTGTAGAGTGTGTAATGTGAAATGCACCGGTAAGGCGCCATTTTCCCAGCATATATCTGGATCACATCATAGAAAAAACTGCAATGCCA TTACCTATTTCTGTAACGAGTGCAATACAAGCCTTaattcttctgaacaatataCCCTACATTGCAGTGGATCAAAGCATATGCGAAATATAATTTCTTCTTCTGACAATTCTATGTCTGAACAGTTTGGAGTTGAGCAACAATTCAATAAAAGCAACAATGTTCCTTACTTCTGTATACCTTGTGGTCTTAGTTGCTCTTCCAAAGAGCAATTGGATTCTCATTTCTTAGGTAAAAAACATAAGAAGCAATGTAAAAAATATAAGCCATCTGTATCAGGTCAGCTGTCGGGGTACGTTTTGAATGAACAGTCAAATCAACCGATTGGTCAACCTGACTTTTTCTCTTCAATGCCTACTTTATTCAATACAGCTAGTGAGAATTCGCCAAACTTTTGGTTTCCAAAGTTGGTTCCTTGTATAAGAAATATCATAGAGCTGGAGTCCAAATTGACATTAACAAATAACTTTTCTCCGTTTTTGGCTTCAGTCACTCCCTGTTCATATCAAGAACGAACAGATTCAAAGAGTGATCTTTCACCCAATCAGCAGGATAGTGGCGACTCTTCTGAGCCCAAACAGTTTTGTAGACACGGTGAATGTATTCTGATGAGGTCATTACAG TTTTATGAAGGTGATTTAAATACAAGAATTGGTAATCCTGGATGA
- a CDS encoding hypothetical protein (EggNog:ENOG411E49R~COG:S) has product MLRFNMTQRITSCTVSEVPERLCTSSMDALRISPFTDTPSNKTGDVCRIEHTQFGEVYICRVCNVKCTGKAPFSQHISGSHHRKNCNAITYFCNECNTSLNSSEQYTLHCSGSKHMRNIISSSDNSMSEQFGVEQQFNKSNNVPYFCIPCGLSCSSKEQLDSHFLGKKHKKQCKKYKPSVSGQLSGYVLNEQSNQPIGQPDFFSSMPTLFNTASENSPNFWFPKLVPCIRNIIELESKLTLTNNFSPFLASVTPCSYQERTDSKSDLSPNQQDSGDSSEPKQFCRHGECILMRSLQFYEGDLNTRIGNPG; this is encoded by the exons ATGCTAA GATTCAATATGACCCAAAGGATTACTTCATGTACTGTTTCCGAAGTACCTGAACGTTTATGCACTTCCTCCATGGACGCACTACGAATCTCACCGTTTACTGATACGCCTTCCAACAAAACTGGCGATGTATGCAGAATAGAGCACACTCAGTTCGGTGAAGTTTATATTTGTAGAGTGTGTAATGTGAAATGCACCGGTAAGGCGCCATTTTCCCAGCATATATCTGGATCACATCATAGAAAAAACTGCAATGCCA TTACCTATTTCTGTAACGAGTGCAATACAAGCCTTaattcttctgaacaatataCCCTACATTGCAGTGGATCAAAGCATATGCGAAATATAATTTCTTCTTCTGACAATTCTATGTCTGAACAGTTTGGAGTTGAGCAACAATTCAATAAAAGCAACAATGTTCCTTACTTCTGTATACCTTGTGGTCTTAGTTGCTCTTCCAAAGAGCAATTGGATTCTCATTTCTTAGGTAAAAAACATAAGAAGCAATGTAAAAAATATAAGCCATCTGTATCAGGTCAGCTGTCGGGGTACGTTTTGAATGAACAGTCAAATCAACCGATTGGTCAACCTGACTTTTTCTCTTCAATGCCTACTTTATTCAATACAGCTAGTGAGAATTCGCCAAACTTTTGGTTTCCAAAGTTGGTTCCTTGTATAAGAAATATCATAGAGCTGGAGTCCAAATTGACATTAACAAATAACTTTTCTCCGTTTTTGGCTTCAGTCACTCCCTGTTCATATCAAGAACGAACAGATTCAAAGAGTGATCTTTCACCCAATCAGCAGGATAGTGGCGACTCTTCTGAGCCCAAACAGTTTTGTAGACACGGTGAATGTATTCTGATGAGGTCATTACAG TTTTATGAAGGTGATTTAAATACAAGAATTGGTAATCCTGGATGA
- a CDS encoding hypothetical protein (EggNog:ENOG411E49R~COG:S) — MTQRITSCTVSEVPERLCTSSMDALRISPFTDTPSNKTGDVCRIEHTQFGEVYICRVCNVKCTGKAPFSQHISGSHHRKNCNAITYFCNECNTSLNSSEQYTLHCSGSKHMRNIISSSDNSMSEQFGVEQQFNKSNNVPYFCIPCGLSCSSKEQLDSHFLGKKHKKQCKKYKPSVSGQLSGYVLNEQSNQPIGQPDFFSSMPTLFNTASENSPNFWFPKLVPCIRNIIELESKLTLTNNFSPFLASVTPCSYQERTDSKSDLSPNQQDSGDSSEPKQFCRHGECILMRSLQFYEGDLNTRIGNPG, encoded by the exons ATGACCCAAAGGATTACTTCATGTACTGTTTCCGAAGTACCTGAACGTTTATGCACTTCCTCCATGGACGCACTACGAATCTCACCGTTTACTGATACGCCTTCCAACAAAACTGGCGATGTATGCAGAATAGAGCACACTCAGTTCGGTGAAGTTTATATTTGTAGAGTGTGTAATGTGAAATGCACCGGTAAGGCGCCATTTTCCCAGCATATATCTGGATCACATCATAGAAAAAACTGCAATGCCA TTACCTATTTCTGTAACGAGTGCAATACAAGCCTTaattcttctgaacaatataCCCTACATTGCAGTGGATCAAAGCATATGCGAAATATAATTTCTTCTTCTGACAATTCTATGTCTGAACAGTTTGGAGTTGAGCAACAATTCAATAAAAGCAACAATGTTCCTTACTTCTGTATACCTTGTGGTCTTAGTTGCTCTTCCAAAGAGCAATTGGATTCTCATTTCTTAGGTAAAAAACATAAGAAGCAATGTAAAAAATATAAGCCATCTGTATCAGGTCAGCTGTCGGGGTACGTTTTGAATGAACAGTCAAATCAACCGATTGGTCAACCTGACTTTTTCTCTTCAATGCCTACTTTATTCAATACAGCTAGTGAGAATTCGCCAAACTTTTGGTTTCCAAAGTTGGTTCCTTGTATAAGAAATATCATAGAGCTGGAGTCCAAATTGACATTAACAAATAACTTTTCTCCGTTTTTGGCTTCAGTCACTCCCTGTTCATATCAAGAACGAACAGATTCAAAGAGTGATCTTTCACCCAATCAGCAGGATAGTGGCGACTCTTCTGAGCCCAAACAGTTTTGTAGACACGGTGAATGTATTCTGATGAGGTCATTACAG TTTTATGAAGGTGATTTAAATACAAGAATTGGTAATCCTGGATGA